From the bacterium genome, one window contains:
- a CDS encoding PIG-L family deacetylase, whose translation MQTCFRLLFGGFLLLNLISAPLQGQIMPNPDAAQLQASLKKLTALGSVLYIAAHPDDENTAVLAYCANHRLLRTGYLALTRGDGGQNLIGTEQSELLGIIRTQELLAARRLDGAEQFFTRAIDFGYTKSPEETFTIWDRQKVLSDVVWVIRSFKPDIIITRFPSTGEGGHGQHTASAIIAQEAFSLAADASQFPEQLKYVEPWQAKRIFWNAWLPALQERKADLSTLIRLDIGEYDPLLGKSYTELAAESRSMHKSQGFGVSGQRAETLNYFDLTKGEPAANDLFDGIDLTWSRIPGGKEVGAILDDIYRKFNPENPSASIPQLIKAYRQMNQLPDNVRVKQKQKELREVIRSCAGIWMEAIADDYAAAPGNQIKITAAIINRTTYPLALQKINFPFQTPDTLASVELRKGKFVSSSNQVTITSDANYTEPYWIAKEPTKGMFAVDDQKKIGSAENPSALYVEFIVKADGELLSFHIPVLYRWTDPVKGERYRPFAIVPSVAVNLEEKVYLFSSNLPKTITLTLKSGAANVNGNLRLQLPKGWALSPESIPFELKNKYDETKLQFSIQPPASNSDGFFTAEAAVDGKMYTQSIQSIQYDHIPIQTLFPPAKAKLIRLDIQTEARQIGYIMGSGDQIPEYLGQLGINVKLISDEELERGQFEAYDAIVAGIRAYNTRPRLKFAQNKLMRYVENGGTLIVQYNTPRGLAVDNIGPYPFKITNERVTFEDAPIGILLKDHVVMRYPNLITEQDFSGWVQERGLYFANPWDAKYETVFSANDPGETAKNGGMLFTRYGKGVFIYSGYSWFRQLPAGVPGAYKIFVNMISSGKAK comes from the coding sequence ATGCAAACATGTTTTCGTTTATTGTTTGGAGGTTTCCTGCTTCTCAATCTGATAAGCGCGCCTCTTCAAGGACAAATAATGCCCAATCCTGACGCCGCGCAACTTCAGGCTTCATTAAAAAAACTGACGGCTTTGGGCAGTGTATTATATATCGCGGCGCATCCTGATGACGAAAATACGGCCGTGCTGGCTTATTGCGCCAATCATCGCTTATTGCGAACGGGATATCTTGCCCTTACGCGAGGAGACGGCGGACAAAATCTGATCGGAACCGAGCAGAGCGAACTGCTTGGCATTATCCGAACGCAGGAATTACTTGCGGCGCGGAGACTGGACGGCGCGGAACAATTTTTTACGCGCGCGATCGACTTTGGATACACTAAATCTCCGGAAGAAACTTTCACAATCTGGGACAGACAGAAGGTATTATCAGATGTTGTCTGGGTTATCCGTTCGTTTAAGCCGGACATCATAATTACCAGGTTTCCTTCCACCGGCGAAGGCGGGCACGGTCAACATACGGCGTCTGCTATTATTGCGCAGGAAGCTTTTTCATTGGCCGCCGACGCTTCTCAATTTCCTGAGCAACTGAAATACGTCGAACCTTGGCAGGCCAAAAGGATTTTTTGGAACGCATGGCTTCCGGCATTGCAGGAACGAAAGGCAGATCTAAGTACATTGATACGATTGGATATCGGCGAATATGATCCGCTGCTTGGAAAGTCGTACACGGAATTGGCGGCGGAAAGCCGCAGTATGCACAAAAGCCAGGGATTCGGCGTAAGCGGACAACGCGCAGAAACATTAAACTATTTTGACCTGACCAAAGGCGAGCCTGCGGCGAACGATCTGTTCGACGGGATTGATTTAACCTGGTCGCGTATTCCTGGCGGTAAAGAAGTCGGAGCAATACTTGACGACATTTACAGGAAATTCAATCCTGAAAATCCTTCCGCTTCAATTCCGCAACTCATCAAAGCCTATCGACAGATGAATCAATTACCTGACAATGTCAGGGTCAAACAAAAGCAAAAAGAATTGCGTGAGGTTATCCGGTCATGCGCTGGAATCTGGATGGAAGCGATTGCCGATGATTATGCAGCTGCACCCGGGAACCAAATAAAAATAACGGCGGCGATCATCAATCGTACGACGTATCCGCTCGCACTCCAAAAAATTAATTTTCCGTTCCAGACTCCCGACACACTTGCATCAGTTGAACTTAGAAAAGGAAAATTCGTAAGTTCGTCGAACCAGGTAACCATTACCTCCGATGCAAACTATACAGAGCCTTATTGGATTGCTAAAGAACCAACGAAGGGCATGTTTGCAGTTGATGACCAAAAAAAAATCGGTTCAGCGGAAAATCCTTCGGCTCTGTATGTTGAGTTTATCGTTAAGGCGGACGGAGAACTTCTAAGTTTTCACATACCCGTCCTGTACCGGTGGACCGATCCTGTAAAAGGGGAACGTTACCGGCCGTTTGCCATAGTTCCATCCGTTGCTGTGAACCTCGAAGAAAAGGTTTATCTTTTTTCAAGCAACCTCCCGAAAACTATTACGCTAACATTAAAAAGCGGAGCGGCGAACGTCAACGGGAATCTGAGACTACAATTACCCAAAGGATGGGCCTTATCCCCTGAATCTATCCCGTTTGAACTAAAAAATAAATACGACGAAACGAAATTACAATTTTCCATTCAGCCGCCCGCTTCGAACTCCGACGGATTCTTTACGGCCGAGGCTGCGGTCGACGGAAAAATGTACACACAAAGCATTCAATCTATCCAGTATGATCATATTCCTATCCAAACTTTGTTTCCGCCGGCAAAGGCCAAACTCATTCGTCTTGATATTCAAACCGAAGCGCGGCAGATCGGATACATCATGGGCTCAGGCGATCAGATTCCCGAATATCTGGGCCAACTCGGAATCAACGTGAAGCTGATCAGCGATGAGGAGCTGGAACGCGGGCAATTCGAAGCATACGACGCCATAGTTGCCGGTATTCGCGCGTACAATACGCGGCCGAGATTAAAATTTGCGCAGAATAAATTGATGAGATATGTTGAGAACGGCGGAACGCTCATCGTGCAGTATAATACGCCGCGCGGATTGGCTGTTGATAATATCGGACCTTATCCATTTAAGATTACCAACGAGCGCGTGACTTTTGAGGATGCGCCCATCGGTATACTTTTAAAAGATCACGTCGTTATGCGTTATCCAAACCTTATAACAGAGCAGGATTTCTCAGGGTGGGTGCAGGAACGCGGTCTTTATTTCGCCAACCCCTGGGACGCTAAATATGAAACCGTATTTTCCGCTAACGATCCGGGTGAAACCGCAAAAAACGGCGGTATGTTATTCACCCGTTACGGAAAAGGCGTTTTTATTTATAGCGGCTACTCGTGGTTCCGCCAACTGCCCGCCGGCGTTCCCGGGGCGTATAAAATTTTTGTTAATATGATCTCATCAGGAAAAGCCAAATAA
- a CDS encoding cyclic nucleotide-binding domain-containing protein — protein MSKTDPAQALQKHPKSEVLKRLSRIEILRALPAEEILSLVPFVEQLPYAAGTVLMSQGDLGDALYFIEQGLARVHRTDSTDAWHVGAGSVVGEIALLTGDKRTATVTAETDMIVWKINKDSFDVAVAESPELKRALEELMVQRLKGIAVTLPKKNVWLSTAMRALEAQYRGITMWQRFMGIGMIMWAMVLYNDLFPVISVKAYEIEFAVFQLICGMFILQGSCEGFIIGVERIGARYKWDGFISGTVGSMLSTLPEFVVIAFLILIDPLAAYVTTIITIFNNALAYSIYSFFLPKDHDGCYTMPRSLTRAGGELLIAGSAITLIIGIVMLVMRVEMSRTTFVGFDLILIGIILFVIYGYYVLMLVRYYGEGKDDAESFPPDPENLGHDTSWNGIATMFLLGVFGAYCGGDSIGGFAETALNSIGLPTVPTAALLALFAGISEYIIVYKAHRRGELGIALSNVFGGLTQVMFLLLPFALLLIGISGLVTGNAIYSIPINITTCLLMLLLFPLFHTLHQYLEQEKSVNNLDAASMTGIYVLLLYFLFTYTN, from the coding sequence ATGAGTAAAACAGACCCAGCCCAGGCATTGCAAAAACATCCGAAATCTGAAGTGCTTAAAAGACTGAGCCGAATTGAAATTCTTCGCGCACTGCCTGCCGAAGAAATTCTTTCGCTGGTACCGTTTGTGGAACAATTACCGTACGCTGCCGGAACCGTTCTCATGAGCCAAGGCGATTTGGGCGACGCGCTGTATTTTATCGAACAGGGGCTGGCGCGCGTGCATCGAACAGATTCCACTGACGCATGGCATGTAGGCGCCGGCAGCGTAGTCGGCGAGATTGCGCTTCTGACCGGCGACAAAAGAACGGCGACCGTTACCGCTGAAACCGATATGATCGTGTGGAAAATAAATAAGGATTCATTTGATGTTGCCGTAGCGGAGTCGCCGGAACTCAAACGCGCTCTTGAGGAACTTATGGTACAACGGCTCAAGGGCATTGCGGTCACCTTACCCAAAAAGAATGTCTGGTTGTCGACAGCCATGCGCGCGCTCGAGGCCCAGTACCGCGGTATCACCATGTGGCAGCGCTTCATGGGCATCGGTATGATCATGTGGGCCATGGTATTGTATAACGACCTTTTCCCGGTGATTTCAGTCAAAGCATATGAAATAGAATTTGCCGTTTTTCAACTGATCTGCGGTATGTTCATTCTGCAGGGTTCATGCGAAGGTTTCATTATCGGCGTCGAGCGAATAGGCGCGAGATATAAATGGGACGGATTTATTTCAGGTACCGTCGGCTCGATGCTGAGTACGCTGCCGGAATTTGTCGTGATTGCATTTCTCATTCTTATCGATCCATTGGCGGCCTATGTTACCACGATCATAACGATCTTTAACAATGCGCTCGCCTATTCAATTTATTCTTTCTTCCTGCCGAAAGATCACGACGGTTGTTATACCATGCCCCGCTCACTCACGAGGGCCGGAGGCGAACTGCTTATCGCCGGCAGCGCGATCACGTTGATCATCGGTATTGTGATGCTGGTTATGCGCGTGGAGATGTCACGGACGACATTTGTAGGATTTGATCTTATCCTGATCGGAATTATTCTCTTTGTTATTTACGGTTATTATGTGCTGATGCTGGTTCGCTATTACGGCGAAGGTAAAGATGACGCAGAATCCTTTCCTCCCGATCCTGAAAATCTTGGACATGACACAAGCTGGAATGGCATTGCCACAATGTTCCTTCTCGGCGTCTTCGGAGCGTACTGCGGCGGCGACAGTATCGGAGGTTTTGCAGAGACCGCTCTCAATAGCATTGGTTTACCAACTGTTCCGACGGCCGCACTGCTTGCACTTTTCGCAGGTATCAGCGAATACATCATCGTATACAAAGCGCATAGGCGGGGCGAACTCGGAATCGCGCTGAGCAATGTATTCGGCGGACTTACTCAGGTCATGTTTCTTCTGCTTCCATTTGCCCTTCTTCTTATCGGCATCAGCGGCCTTGTTACGGGCAATGCAATATATTCTATTCCGATCAATATCACGACCTGTCTTCTGATGTTGCTGTTATTCCCGTTATTTCACACCCTGCATCAGTACCTCGAACAGGAAAAATCCGTGAACAATCTGGACGCGGCCTCGATGACGGGAATTTATGTTCTTTTGCTGTACTTTTTATTCACGTACACAAATTAG
- a CDS encoding amidohydrolase family protein: MKIIEYILFSLVLAFPALAQNTTAIKCGRLIDGKKDQVTENAVIIVEENIIKQVGQNLSIPKGAKIIDLSGYTVLPGLIDGHTHVLLQGDITEEDYAEQILKESIPYRTLRASLACKIALMNGFTTLRDVETEGAMYADVDLKKAINNGVIDGPRMYVSGRAINTTGHYILSNKTYAWELHMPKGVQEITGADEARKAVREQISYGIDWIKIYADRGYYRLPDGSFRSIPNFTNEEITAIGDETKVSRKKLAAHAVTRDGIIYAINAGANSIEHGFAMDDECMRLMIEKNIYWCPTIYVNVWVAEGRAAAGSPINKQFNEILPTVFNKALKSGVKIVFGTDVGGFPWTENQAKEFSYMVKWGMSPMQAIKSATSMAAEMLDAWGKIGEISPGAYADIIAVKEDPLKNISVLENVSFVMKDGKIYKQ, translated from the coding sequence ATGAAAATCATTGAATATATTCTTTTCAGTCTAGTTCTCGCTTTTCCTGCACTTGCGCAAAACACGACTGCCATCAAATGCGGCAGACTCATTGACGGAAAAAAAGATCAGGTTACAGAAAACGCCGTGATCATTGTTGAAGAAAATATAATAAAACAGGTCGGACAGAATCTCTCCATTCCTAAAGGAGCTAAAATTATCGATCTGTCCGGATATACCGTATTACCGGGGCTTATCGACGGACACACACACGTTTTGCTTCAAGGCGACATTACCGAAGAGGATTATGCGGAACAAATACTGAAGGAATCTATCCCCTATCGCACCCTGCGCGCTTCGCTCGCATGTAAAATCGCGTTGATGAACGGGTTCACCACGCTGCGCGACGTCGAAACCGAAGGAGCTATGTATGCTGATGTGGATCTAAAAAAGGCGATCAACAACGGCGTAATAGACGGGCCGCGCATGTATGTTTCGGGGCGCGCAATTAACACCACCGGACACTATATCTTGAGCAATAAGACCTATGCCTGGGAATTACACATGCCGAAGGGCGTGCAGGAAATTACCGGCGCTGACGAAGCGCGAAAAGCGGTTCGTGAGCAGATTTCCTATGGCATTGACTGGATCAAAATTTATGCCGACCGCGGTTACTATCGCCTGCCCGACGGCTCATTCCGCAGTATACCCAATTTCACGAACGAAGAGATCACCGCCATCGGCGATGAAACCAAGGTTTCCAGAAAAAAACTGGCCGCGCATGCGGTAACACGGGACGGAATCATTTATGCGATTAATGCCGGCGCCAATTCCATCGAACACGGCTTCGCGATGGATGACGAGTGTATGCGGCTCATGATCGAGAAAAACATATACTGGTGCCCTACCATATATGTAAATGTCTGGGTCGCGGAAGGACGCGCGGCGGCAGGTAGTCCGATCAATAAACAATTTAATGAAATCCTGCCCACGGTCTTCAATAAGGCATTAAAGTCCGGCGTAAAAATCGTCTTCGGAACGGACGTTGGCGGTTTCCCCTGGACTGAAAATCAGGCGAAGGAATTTTCCTACATGGTTAAATGGGGTATGTCGCCGATGCAGGCGATCAAATCCGCAACCAGCATGGCCGCCGAGATGCTCGACGCCTGGGGAAAGATCGGGGAAATTTCACCCGGCGCATATGCGGATATTATCGCCGTGAAAGAAGATCCGTTAAAGAACATTTCCGTTCTTGAAAATGTAAGTTTCGTTATGAAGGATGGTAAAATATATAAACAATGA
- the rsgA gene encoding ribosome small subunit-dependent GTPase A, with protein sequence MNLKSLGWNSFFEKHFQSFHSENFSVGRVLVEHKERYEIYTEIGQLTGEVTGKFRFDAERREDFPAVGDWVVIHAIPDDSYASIHAVLPRQTKFSRKVAGETTEEQIVAANIDIAFVVSGLDEDFNIRRIERYIIMARESGAEPVILLNKADICSDVDAKLTEVKSIAPGIPVHVLSAMLHEGMDTIPSSIGHGKTAALLGSSGVGKSTIINKLLGSEIQQVQEVRHITHTGKHTTSRRELFILPGGGLLIDTPGMRELQLWSGEESLSSAFDDIESLARECRFRDCRHQTEPGCAVQTALNDGVLDQARFNNYLKMQKEIRYLELRQDANAARAEKIRWKKITSAHKHSYKKK encoded by the coding sequence GTGAATTTAAAATCCTTAGGGTGGAACTCTTTTTTTGAAAAACATTTTCAGTCGTTTCATTCCGAGAACTTTTCGGTTGGGCGGGTATTGGTTGAACATAAAGAACGTTATGAGATATATACTGAAATTGGCCAGCTGACGGGCGAAGTGACAGGCAAATTCAGATTTGACGCGGAACGGCGCGAAGATTTTCCGGCCGTCGGCGATTGGGTTGTTATTCATGCCATTCCCGATGACAGCTACGCATCGATCCATGCCGTCTTGCCGCGACAAACCAAGTTTTCGCGAAAAGTTGCCGGCGAGACAACGGAAGAACAAATCGTTGCCGCAAATATTGATATCGCTTTTGTCGTCTCAGGATTAGACGAAGACTTTAACATACGGCGGATCGAGCGTTATATCATCATGGCTCGGGAAAGCGGCGCTGAGCCCGTTATTTTGCTTAACAAGGCGGATATTTGTTCCGACGTCGATGCAAAATTAACGGAAGTAAAATCTATCGCTCCGGGTATTCCGGTTCATGTGTTGTCTGCGATGCTGCACGAAGGTATGGATACGATTCCTTCGAGTATCGGCCATGGGAAAACGGCGGCATTGCTCGGTTCTTCAGGCGTAGGAAAATCGACGATCATCAATAAACTGCTTGGAAGCGAAATTCAACAAGTTCAGGAAGTTCGCCATATCACGCATACGGGAAAACATACGACCAGCCGGCGGGAGCTATTCATCTTACCCGGCGGTGGATTACTGATCGATACGCCGGGCATGCGTGAGTTGCAGTTATGGAGCGGTGAAGAGAGTCTGAGCAGCGCCTTTGACGATATCGAATCCTTGGCGCGCGAATGCCGCTTCAGGGATTGCCGGCATCAGACCGAGCCCGGATGCGCCGTTCAAACGGCTTTGAACGATGGCGTTCTGGATCAGGCGCGGTTCAATAATTATTTAAAGATGCAGAAAGAAATCCGATATCTTGAATTACGTCAGGATGCGAATGCCGCGCGGGCAGAAAAAATACGCTGGAAGAAAATTACCTCGGCGCATAAGCACAGTTACAAAAAAAAATAA
- a CDS encoding sulfurtransferase, translating to MKHHSPAFLKLIHDSKQHIKEVSTEETLSAMETDPQVALIDVREESEYAAGHVKGSEHLGKGIIERDIEKKHPDMAQPLYLYCGGGFRSVLVADNLQKMGYTNVFSVAGGWGAFKEMNVDIEKGK from the coding sequence ATGAAACACCACTCCCCTGCATTTCTGAAACTGATACACGATTCCAAACAACATATCAAAGAAGTCAGCACGGAAGAAACGCTTTCTGCGATGGAAACCGATCCGCAGGTTGCACTGATCGATGTTCGGGAAGAAAGTGAGTATGCCGCCGGACATGTTAAAGGTTCGGAACATTTGGGGAAAGGGATTATTGAACGCGATATCGAAAAAAAACATCCCGACATGGCGCAGCCGCTGTATTTGTATTGCGGCGGCGGTTTCCGATCAGTGCTGGTCGCCGATAACCTCCAGAAAATGGGTTATACCAACGTGTTTTCAGTTGCAGGAGGCTGGGGCGCTTTTAAAGAAATGAATGTAGATATTGAAAAAGGAAAATAA
- a CDS encoding DoxX family protein produces MKKMKDMIDWIEKHRDWCFDLMRIYLGIGLLVKGIYFLWQPDYVASLVMESGNYSAWNTLLVHYVAMGHIAGGLLMAIGMITRIGAAIQLPILFGAVFLVHLKEGLFSKDQSLEFSALVLFLVCLITIYGSGTLSVDSYLDKKKVNSI; encoded by the coding sequence ATGAAAAAAATGAAAGATATGATCGATTGGATTGAAAAACATCGTGATTGGTGTTTTGACCTTATGCGAATATATTTGGGGATCGGTTTACTCGTCAAAGGAATTTATTTTTTATGGCAGCCGGATTATGTAGCTTCTCTGGTAATGGAGTCCGGCAATTACAGCGCATGGAATACCCTGCTCGTTCACTATGTTGCTATGGGACATATTGCCGGCGGACTTCTCATGGCCATCGGTATGATCACACGCATCGGCGCGGCGATACAACTGCCGATCCTTTTTGGAGCCGTTTTTTTAGTGCACTTGAAAGAAGGCCTTTTTTCAAAAGATCAATCTTTGGAATTTTCTGCACTGGTCTTGTTCTTGGTTTGCCTGATAACCATATACGGCTCCGGAACATTATCGGTGGATAGTTATCTTGATAAAAAAAAGGTCAACAGCATATAA